The Zygotorulaspora mrakii chromosome 6, complete sequence genome includes the window CTACAAATTAAATTCATATCCATATCATGATCTCAACATAGTTAATATCTATGCAGATTTGCGACAGTCTTTACAAATTGCGAAAACGATGAtgacatatttcaaagCGGTTTTATCGGATACAATGTTTGAGCGGATTAGGTTCATAATGGTCCCTTTATATGACCATAAGCATGCAcaggttgaaaaaattcgaCAGGAAATACCAGGCGAGATCGAGCTAATAACTGATgatgcaatttttttatctcaaGGGCAGGACGGGATTGGACAAGCCAGTCCACTCGTAATTGAAGATCCAGTCTCAATTATAATGCTCAATGACgttatgaaaaatttgtctCACGATGTGATTAAATATTCTTACgagaaaaataaatgggAACAGGGTTACCTAGAATTTGATAGTCATGGCAACAAGCGATTAGAATTTCAAGACAGTGTTGATTTTTGGTGTAAATTTGCTATTGAGAATACTCTGGAGGATCAAATTCCTTCGAGGCAGAATCCAAATCAAACCGTGTACATCCCAACAAGATTGGCACAACTGTTCGAAATGATTAGAAAATTCGCACCTCAGCACCGATTTTTTGCCGTTGACGAACCTCAAAGGTGGAATCCAAGTGTCACGTCAATGTTAAGGCTCTTGCTCGGGTACAATCCAATAAGAGGTAGTAAGGTCATGAAACAACGGCAAGGAATTGAACTTGAGGATCCAGTATTTATGCCGGATTTCACTCAAGTGCAGCAGATGTATATGAATATAAACGGTATGGGCAAAATAAGTGAGATTAACGATTTAGGCGAATTCGTTGATAAATGGGTAAATCTGGGTAACGACTACAAAAATGCGAATATTACAATGGATCAATTAGTATCGCAGCTAAAAATGATCAATGAAAGCACGTTGGCAACAATACactcaaattgaaaagggtAAAATTAAAAACTGAAActaaaaaataaaactcAAAATCCATAATCCATGATCCATAATCTATAAttttaacaaaaaatacaaaataaaaaaaaaatgaaaacttttATTACTGGGATTCCTTAAGCGAAGCTTGTTCTAGTTTTACAGTCGTCGTGTCTGTGCCAGTACGTGAGCGTGTACTTGCTTTCCTTCTGAAAAAACTCAAGAAAGCATTTTTCGTTGAATGATTACTCTTCTCATCGTCTTCAGACGTTCCCTCCCCCGAATACTTTTCCTTCTCCAGATCCTGTAACGTCTCTGGATCGACATGACCCCTCGTAATCTTGATAGTAACCTCTCTACCTCTGAAGGCTAACCCTGGATGGAATACTGTCAGTATAGTGGTTGCCGCCGCCATCATTAAGGCGTCCAGAATGATAAAATAATTCTCGTGGGTAATCAGATTGCCGCCCCATCCCTCTGCCAACTCTGCCAACCTATAGCAACAACGAACAAAGATAAGGAAAACCGCCAACGCTAGTGCAAACGGGAAGTAATGGAACACCCATCTGTCAGGGTTGAGCCTCACATGCTGGAACTTTTTTCTGTACATGTAATCGAT containing:
- a CDS encoding type II protein arginine methyltransferase (similar to Saccharomyces cerevisiae YKL162C; ancestral locus Anc_5.646) — protein: MTQVLQRYLFQRIAVRNKSTHPVKIGIEELRFKKKTQAITNGSIALRDYYEWHKLSDIMVSETFFTHRGKCGGLGRSPSSQNDLLLYDPIMTHCIAKWLLVNYKLNSYPYHDLNIVNIYADLRQSLQIAKTMMTYFKAVLSDTMFERIRFIMVPLYDHKHAQVEKIRQEIPGEIELITDDAIFLSQGQDGIGQASPLVIEDPVSIIMLNDVMKNLSHDVIKYSYEKNKWEQGYLEFDSHGNKRLEFQDSVDFWCKFAIENTLEDQIPSRQNPNQTVYIPTRLAQLFEMIRKFAPQHRFFAVDEPQRWNPSVTSMLRLLLGYNPIRGSKVMKQRQGIELEDPVFMPDFTQVQQMYMNINGMGKISEINDLGEFVDKWVNLGNDYKNANITMDQLVSQLKMINESTLATIHSN